The Hirundo rustica isolate bHirRus1 chromosome 29, bHirRus1.pri.v3, whole genome shotgun sequence genome window below encodes:
- the LOC120764333 gene encoding keratin-associated protein 5-5-like, with amino-acid sequence MCSTGCCSTGCCSVVKSKTVCCSPCKTVCYSPCKMACCSPCKTVCCSPCKSVCCSPCKSVCCEPCQQSCSCDPCQKPCCDPCQQSCCCDPCQKPCCDPCQSVCCEPCKTVCCDPCQQSCSCDPCQKPCCDPCQSVCCDPCQQSVCCEPCKTVCCDPCQKPCCDPCQQSCCCDPCQKPCCDPCQSVCCDPCQKPCCDPCQQSVCCDPCQKPCCDPCQTVCCDPCQKPCCDPCQQSVCCDPCQKPCCDPCQQSVCCDPCQKPCCDPCQQSVCCEPCQKPCCDPCQQSVCCDPCQKPCCDPCQQSCSCDPCQQSCSCDPCQQSCSCDPCQQSCSCDPCQQSCSCDPCQQSCSCDPCQQSVCCDPCQSVCCTKVKSVCCVPRPCCCPCCSCVVKKPVMVCCTPVRRYCTPCIPIQQCCASLKKSC; translated from the coding sequence ATGTGCTCCACTGGATGCTGTTCCACGGGATGCTGCTCTGTTGTGAAGAGCAAGACCgtgtgctgcagcccctgcaagACCGTGTGCTACAGCCCCTGCAAGATGGcatgctgcagcccctgcaagactgtgtgctgcagcccctgcaagtctgtgtgctgcagcccctgcaagTCTGTGTGCTGTGAGCCGTGCCAGCAGTCCTGCAGCTGTGACCCGTGCCAGAAGCCATGCTGTGACCCGTGCCAGCAATCCTGCTGCTGTGACCCGTGCCAGAAGCCGTGCTGTGACCCGTGCCAGTCTGTGTGCTGTGAGCCCTGCAAGACCGTGTGCTGTGACCCGTGCCAGCAGTCCTGCAGCTGTGACCCATGCCAGAAGCCGTGCTGTGACCCGTGCCAGTCTGTGTGCTGTGACCCGTGCCAGCAGTCCGTGTGCTGTGAGCCCTGCAAGACCGTGTGCTGTGACCCGTGCCAGAAGCCGTGCTGTGACCCGTGCCAGCAATCCTGCTGCTGTGACCCGTGCCAGAAGCCCTGCTGTGACCCGTGCCAGTCTGTGTGCTGTGACCCATGCCAGAAGCCATGCTGTGACCCGTGTCAGCAGTCCGTGTGCTGTGACCCGTGCCAGAAGCCGTGCTGTGATCCATGCCAGACTGTCTGCTGTGACCCATGCCAGAAGCCGTGCTGTGACCCGTGCCAGCAGTCCGTGTGCTGTGACCCGTGCCAGAAGCCGTGCTGTGACCCGTGCCAGCAGTCTGTGTGCTGTGACCCGTGCCAGAAGCCGTGCTGTGACCCGTGCCAGCAGTCTGTGTGCTGTGAGCCATGCCAGAAGCCGTGCTGTGACCCGTGCCAGCAGTCTGTGTGCTGTGACCCGTGCCAGAAGCCGTGCTGTGACCCGTGCCAGCAGTCCTGCAGCTGTGACCCATGCCAGCAGTCCTGCAGCTGTGACCCGTGCCAGCAGTCCTGCAGCTGTGACCCGTGCCAGCAGTCCTGCAGCTGTGACCCATGCCAGCAGTCCTGCAGCTGTGACCCGTGCCAGCAGTCCTGCAGCTGTGACCCGTGCCAGCAGTCCGTGTGCTGTGACCCGTGCCAGTCCGTGTGCTGCACCAAGGTGAAGTCCGTGTGCTGCGTCCcccggccctgctgctgcccctgctgctcctgcgTGGTGAAGAAGCCCGTGATGGTTTGCTGCACCCCGGTGCGGAGGTACTGCACCCCCTGCATCCCCATCCAGCAGTGCTGCGCCAGCCTCaagaagagctgctga
- the LOC120764353 gene encoding putative small proline-rich protein 5: MCSRGSCHDYDSSCHGSRSSCHESRSSCHDSGPSCHFTVQRQPVQKFSYVTPCYAPVQRYCPPVQRYCPPVQRYCPPVQPCCPPVQPCCPPVQRHCPPLCPQVTKNICKLPAYPKF, encoded by the coding sequence ATGTGCTCCCGCGGCTCCTGCCACGACTACGACTCCTCCTGCCACGGCTCCCGCTCCTCCTGCCACGAGTCCCGCTCCTCCTGCCACGACTCGGGGCCCTCCTGCCACTTCACCGTCCAGAGGCAGCCCGTGCAGAAGTTCAGCTACGTGACGCCCTGCTACGCCCCGGTGCAGCGCTATTGCCCCCCGGTGCAGCGCTATTGCCCCCCGGTGCAGCGCTATTGCCCCCCggtgcagccctgctgccccccggtgcagccctgctgccccccgGTGCAGCGTCACTGCCCCCCGCTCTGCCCCCAGGTCACCAAGAACATCTGCAAGCTGCCCGCCTACCCCAAATTCTGA
- the LOC120764176 gene encoding keratin-associated protein 5-2-like, giving the protein MPNGCCGGGNSYNVCCYSSPKTCCKRPMCCPTQCCSPCCMPMQSCCMPMTCCYTMSRNNRGCCGGNNGGCCGGN; this is encoded by the coding sequence ATGCCCAACGGATGCTGCGGCGGCGGAAACAGCTACAACGTGTGCTGCTACAGCAGCCCCAAGACCTGCTGCAAGAGGCCCATGTGCTGCCCCACgcagtgctgcagcccctgctgcatGCCCATGCAGTCCTGCTGCATGCCCATGACCTGCTGCTACACCATGAGCCGCAACAACAGGGGCTGCTGCGGCGGCAACAACGGCGGCTGCTGCGGCGGCAACTGA